A region of Deinococcus cellulosilyticus NBRC 106333 = KACC 11606 DNA encodes the following proteins:
- a CDS encoding transposase: MNPQIQESGKYRGHASISKKGNSRLRKAAYQAAVCSVKTQSFFSAFYKRLRAKGKPAKVALVALAHKILCTALAVVKQQKTYREDFHRLEQGFPEEPLK; the protein is encoded by the coding sequence CTGAATCCCCAGATTCAGGAGTCCGGCAAATATCGAGGCCATGCCTCGATCAGCAAGAAAGGCAACAGCAGGCTGAGGAAGGCGGCTTACCAGGCTGCAGTGTGTTCAGTCAAAACGCAAAGTTTCTTTTCAGCTTTCTACAAAAGGCTCAGAGCTAAGGGCAAGCCTGCCAAGGTGGCTCTTGTTGCTCTGGCACATAAAATCCTTTGCACGGCCTTGGCAGTGGTCAAACAGCAGAAAACCTATCGGGAAGATTTTCATCGCTTGGAACAGGGTTTTCCAGAGGAACCCCTTAAGTGA
- a CDS encoding IS630 family transposase: MPSRRMTEMLYLTQNLRFHPEHFRKRVRQLGYSAQKAAVQSRERNQEQIHRWVKENLPELHRAAEQGTLVVCDEVGSSLKTLRGMTWAKKGKTPVLPTHGHWDNLSTIGGMTIGGKVYQQCYSHAIRAVQVVKFFKHLLRHMDGPLVLLLDNARIHRAKLVQTFLKSETGKRITIFHTPPYAPEFNPIEWLWSWIKRMRIQNLCPKNLVELKQGWNLGFRQVRSRPDLIRSFFRASSLFNIC, translated from the coding sequence ATGCCCAGCAGACGGATGACAGAAATGCTCTACCTGACGCAAAATCTGCGTTTCCATCCTGAGCATTTTCGTAAAAGGGTGCGCCAGCTGGGCTACAGTGCTCAGAAGGCTGCTGTTCAATCCAGAGAAAGAAATCAGGAACAAATTCATCGTTGGGTCAAGGAGAATCTGCCAGAACTCCACAGGGCCGCAGAACAAGGCACTTTGGTGGTGTGTGATGAAGTGGGATCCAGTTTGAAAACACTGCGTGGCATGACCTGGGCCAAGAAGGGGAAAACGCCTGTGTTGCCCACCCATGGGCACTGGGACAACCTTTCCACCATTGGCGGTATGACCATCGGTGGCAAGGTGTATCAACAATGCTACAGTCATGCCATTCGAGCGGTGCAGGTGGTGAAATTTTTCAAGCACCTCTTGCGTCACATGGATGGGCCACTGGTCCTCCTGCTGGACAATGCTCGCATTCACCGGGCAAAACTGGTGCAGACCTTCCTGAAAAGTGAGACTGGTAAGCGAATCACCATCTTTCACACGCCACCCTATGCCCCAGAGTTTAATCCCATTGAATGGTTATGGTCCTGGATCAAACGCATGAGGATTCAGAATTTGTGTCCGAAAAACCTGGTGGAGCTCAAACAGGGATGGAACCTGGGCTTTCGACAGGTCAGATCCAGACCGGATCTGATTCGATCTTTTTTTCGTGCCTCCAGTCTCTTCAATATCTGCTGA